TGTACCATCTGTAGAATTGCCATCAATAATAATATATTCAATATCATGATAGTTTTGTGCTAAGACACTTTTGATGGCTTTTTCGATAGTTGCCTTACGATTGTAACAAACTGTGATTATGGTAATTCTCATAATAATTATATTTTAAGATAAAAATTTTACATAATTTCAATATAAATCTAACACAAAAGAACTCCACTAAAAAAAGTTCTCGACGAAGCACCACAATTGTCGTTAAAACCATTAAAAATCAAAGTTTTAACCTAAAAATTGTTGAACAATTTCCTGAATAAGGAAATAGAGAAGAAAATCATTGTTATAATAAATTATAGTTTTTGTAAGAATGTTGCTTTGTGCTTTTCTAACAATAATTTGTCGAAATAATTTATGGTCGAAACTAAACCTTCCCGCAACTGTATTTTCGGTTCCCAGCCATTTAGTTTTTCTTTTGCCAGAGAAATATCCGGCTGTCTTTGTTTAGGATCATCCTGCGGTAAACCCAGATGAATAATTTTTGATTTAGAATCTGTCAGTTCAATAATCGCCTGAGCGAGTTCGAGCATCGTAAACTCATTTGGGTTTCCTAAGTTTACCGGCCCCAGAAAACCACGATCTGAATTCATCATTCGAATCATGCCTTCGACTAAATCATCAACATATTGAAAAGAACGGGTTTGTAAACCATCGCCAAAAACGGTAATGTCTTTTCCCTGCAAGGCCTGCACAATAAAGTTAGAAACCACTCTCCCATCAGACGGGTTCATATTAGGTCCATACGTATTAAAAATGCGGATGATTTTAATGGCCACTTTATTTTGATTGTGATAATCCATAAACAAAGTTTCGGCACAGCGTTTTCCTTCGTCATAACAAGAACGAATACCAATTGGATTTACGTGCCCCCAATAATTTTCGGTCTGCGGATGTACAAGCGGATCTCCGTAAACCTCACTGGTACTGGCCTGAAGCACTTTTGCCTTAACACGTTTTGCTAATCCTAATACATTTATGGCTCCCATAACCGAGGTTTTGATGGTTTTGATGGGATTGTACTGATAATGTACCGGAGAGGCCGGACAAGCTAAATTGTAAATTTCGTCGACCTCAGCATAATACGGCTCCGTGATGTCATGTCTGACCATTTCAAAATACGGATGATCCAGTAAATCTATAATATTAGATTTGGCGCCCGTAAAATAATTATCCAGACAAATTACTTCGTTGCCTTCGTTTAATAATCGCTTGCATAAATGTGAACCTACAAAACCGGCTCCTCCCGTTATCAATATTCTTTTCATCGTAATTCTATTTATTTTTGATTAAATCAATTTTGGTTTGAATCTGAAAAAAGTAATGTGACTTAAAACGCGCCAGATAAAATCCTTCTTTTCCGTCTAAAAAACCCAGTTTTAAAAAGTAAGCGCCAAAAAAGTAAACCACCGGAAGCAAACCCGTATTAAGAAGTCCGTATTTGATTTTTTGATTGAAGGACAAAAAAGTGTTTTTAGATTTTTTTAGCTGCAAATATCGTTGAGCTTCCCAGGTCGAATAAGCGTTGTGTTTGTCTATATAATGTTCTAAACTTTTAAAATCTTTATGAACCACTTTTGCTTTAATAACGCCCACTTTGCCTTCAATTATAGGACGTTCATGTACTTCCATATCGAGATGACTCCATAAATCTTCATCGATTTTTTCGTAAGCGCCTTTGGATTTTCTAAAAAGTGCCGATTTCTGAAATTCATATCCATACTTGAGTTTTCTGCCCATAAAATAGTTTTCAAACCGAATTGTAAAACCATTGTAAGCCGGATCTTTTATTTTTTGTTCTATTTCTGATGCAAATTCATCGGTTATAAATTCATCGGCATCGAGAAACAAAATCCATTCGTTTTGCAGATTGGCGTTTTGCAGTGTCCAATTGCGTTTTTTGGGAAATTTGCCATTCCAGTTAAACTGTAATACTTCAGCTCCCATAGCTTTGGCAATAGTTATGGTATCATCGGTACTTCCTGAATCAACTACAATTACTTGAGAAAATCGCTTTAATTTATCCAGACAGGAGGGTAAATTTTGCGCTTCGTTTTTTACAGAAACGATTACGGAAATGGGAATTTTATTCAAAGCTTCTAAATTTTATGAGTTTGGATGGATTTCCTCCTACAATGGCATTTTCTTCGACATGTTTAATCACTACGGAGCGTGCTGCTATAACAGAATGGTTTTCGATTGAAACTCCGGGCGCAATAAAAGCGTCGGCAGCGATCCAGACTCCGTTTCCAATTGTAATGGGTTTTAATAGTAAAGGGAAATCTTTTTGGGTATAATCGTGAGTTGAGGCACACAAATACGTTTTTTGAGAAATTATAGTATTGTCGCCAATGCTTATTTTTCCTTGATTGTAGCAATCAACCTGAGGTCCTAAACTTGAATTTTTACCAATTTCTAAATTCCACGGAGCCCATATTTTTACTGAGGCATATACATGCGCAGTCCAGTCTACTTTTGCACCAAAACATTTTAGAACCAAAACTCTCCATTTTTTAAATAAACGGGAAGCAAAGGGACGAAACAGAATCAGCCTTGCAAAATTCCAGATCAGTCTCGAAATTTTGTTTTTTAAACTGAAGGAATGACTATAAGTTGATAAATCCAAAATAGTTTTTATTTAAAACCCGTTATGCGTTAAATATTATTTTTTTGAATTAAGCCTAACGGGTTATTTAGTATTTCTTTGTACAAATCGTTCATTTGGCTGGCAACGGCTTTTATCTCATATTTTTCGGCAACCAGTTTTCTTCCTTTAAGTCCCATATCTTCAAGTTCAGCTGGAGAAGTATGCATTACTTCTTCGATTATGTTCTGCAGATTTGATACCGATAAACTAATCCACCAGCCGCATTCATGAATTTCTAAATCTTCCCATGGCGTGCCTTGTGTGGTGATTACAGGAACACCTAAAGCAAGCGCTTCGGCAATAACAATCCCGAAATTTTCACTGTGAGTAGGCAAGATCATTACATCTGCTGATCGCAAAAAATTCCATTTTTCATTGCCATATTTTGCTCCTACAAAATTTACATTGCCCAAATTGCGGGCACTTTTTCTTAAAACAGAAATGTAGTTTTCATCTCCATTTCCTGCAATTTCGAGAAGCCATCCGTCGGTATTGCAATTACGCCAGGCTTCTAATAATAATTCGATGCCTTTTTTAGGATGAATTCGGGATAAGAAAACCATTTTTTTAGTTCCGTAATGTTCCTTAACTCCTTTTATATCATTCAAATCAACACCATTTGGAATAATATGTATGGGAGGTTTGAAACCGAGATACTGAATATTTAAGGCTTCCATTTCTGCGGTCGTGTGCAGGAATTCTGCTTCCTGAATGGCTTTTTCCTGATACAGAAACATACCGAGTTTTTTTTTCCATGAATTCCGCGACATTATCCAGGGTTCCAGCATTCCGTGAGGAGAAATTATGACTTTAATTCCCAGTTCCTGCGCTTTTTTTTGAAACCCCCAGTTTTGTGGACTCCATATTCCGTTGATATGCACTATGTCGGGTTTTTCGGCAAGTAAAAATTTCCGAAACTCTTTCAGCATTTTAAACCATCTTAAAACGCTGGTTTTAAAAAATTTGATTCTTACATTCGGAATATCTATGGGATTAGAAGTTATTTTTGCTGCTACGACAATTTCCATGTGTTTTTGCAGCGCCGTACTCAATAACCGCATGTACTCAGTAGTTCCTCCTCCGCCTTTATCAATTCCCGCTATAAAATGAATTACTTTCATACTATTTGATTAAGTTCTTTGTAAATCACTTCTATAGCGTTTAAAGAATATTCGGTCGTAAATTTTTGCGACTGTGTAAAAGACCGTTCGATAGTTTCTGTTTGCTGTAATCTGTTTAACCGCAATACTTTTTCAAGGGTTTTTGCCCCATCTTCTTTCCATTTTAGCCAAAGGGCATTATCAACGGGTCTTTTTTCAATGTAAAAAGCGGCAATTCCACCTACTTCGTTCATTGGCGGTTTATTCGTAGTTATAACCGGACAGCCGGAAGCCATAGCTTCAATAATTGGCCATCCAAAACCTTCATCCAGAGAAGGAAATAATAAGCAGATGGCTCCTGAATAGGCATTATTTATATCTTCATCTGAAAGATTGTTTACAAAATGTATATCGTCTTTAAAAGGTGATTTTTTATGTAAAACTGCCAGATCGTGTGAAGGTTCTTCTCCAATTAAAACTAACGGAATTGGAGTATTGTATCGGCTTCGCCAGGTTTCATAAATTTCAAGTACACCTTTTCGGTTTTTGTAATACTGATTACCGCCAATGTGCATAATGTAACCTTGTGATAAAAGTATATTGAGTTTGTTTTCTAATAAACTTCTTGATGATTGTCTGGGTAATGAAACAAACGGACGGCTTAAACCATTATAACATACAACTGAATTGGTTATTTTTCCTAAATGAAGCGTATGCAAATCGCGACGTGTTTTTTTGGAAATTGAAATAAAATTTTTCCCTTTAGAAAATCCTTTTCTTATATAAGTCTGATATAGTTTTCCTGTAAACGATACCGGATTTTCCGGCACCATTCCCAAAGCTGATTTTAAAGCTAAAAAATCATGGCAGTGTACTACGTGTTTTCTGTTTTTAACCAACGGAACCCAAGGGCCAAGCGCCTGATCTGCAAATACAAAAAGTGTGTCTTTTGATGAATTTCTCAGTTTCATTTTTACTTCAATAGGAAAAACAAAATACTGATCGATATAACCAAGCCATTTTTTAAAAGATTTAATCAAAGGCAGTTTATAGAACCTTGCTTTGGGACTCCAGACCACTACTTCATGCCCTCTTTCTTTCATCCCATTTAGCAGCATATTGGCATAGCGCGGCATACTTTGATGGTGCAAAAAAGAAGGATGAGTAAAAAGTACGATTTTCATACTATTCTGTTTTCAGTTTAACATTTAAACCTGCTATTAATAATCCTGTCGCTATTACAGCGCAGCCCAGCATACTCGGCTGAGCCCATTGTCCTTGTGTGATTAAAAACAGAGCGGTTCCGCAAAATGTTAAAGGCAGCAATTTTAAGCTGTTAGGCAGTTTTAAAGAATTATAAAATACGCCAAATGCCAAAACTAATCTTAAAACAATAAGTCCTCCGCCTAAAATAAGTCCCTGTTCTCCTCCTACACGATTTAATTCTCCTTCTGAAACTAAAAATTTTCTCTGTCCGGTTAACATCTGAGCTCCGGCATTGGTTCCCATTCCCAGATTTCCTTCAAATAAAGGCGCGTTTAATAATGTGGTTATGGGTTCTGTAAATCCGTTTAGGGTTCGCATTACGATAGATCCTCCTTCCTGACCTTTTGCGGTATCTACACGGCTCATAAAAACCTGAGTTCCTAAATTAAAAATGGTGGTTGTTTTTTGTAAAACAGCAAACAAAATCACAACTACAACTGCTGTCGACACCAGCCTGATTATTGATTTTATACTGGTTGAAGAACCCATAAAGGCAAAAAAACCAACTAGTAAAACACCTAAAACTGCTGTTCTGCTTACAGTTAACGGCAGTGCAATTAATAAGGCTATCGTACTGGAAATAAGTAAAATCTTTGAGCAGGTTTCTTTTGAAAGCCAAAAGTAAAATACAAATACCGAGGCTAAAATGTAAAAAGCAGATAATCCTGTTGTAAATGAAAAAGTTCCCGAGGGCCGAAAATACCCCATCGCGCCATCAAATCCGGCGCTTCCTTCTCCTCCCAAACCAATATTTACAAAAGCCGTCTGCGGACTTGTAAATTGCAAATAAATGATCAAAGTCATCAAAATATTCACGACCAGCATTACACGTCCTGTTTTGAGAATATCTTCTTTTGTAAAAACAGTTCCAATTATAAAAATCAACGGAAAATGAATTAACATAATTCGTGCGCCGTAAAGCCCTACAAATAGATTTCCGTGTCCAAAAGTCAGTGTAATGGCTAAACCCAATAAGGTGAAAATGGAACTTAAAACTACATAACCGTTTATGAATTTTACGTTGAGATAAAAAGCTCTCAGAATTATAAAAATAGCAATTGGGTCGCGTACAATCAATAATGGTGTCGCCAAACCTGGAAGAATCCATTTGCGGAGAGCGCCTTCAAAAATCCAAAGCAGAAAATACAGCCAAATGGCTATTTTTAAGGATTTGTAGTCTTGTTCCTGATTTATTTTTGTTTCCATTATTTCTAATCTTTTACAAAATCTTTAGAGAAGAAAGTGCATCAGCCATTTCCTGTCCGTAAACAGACCATGGTCTTGTTTTAGCTTTTTTTTGAGCGGCAAGTCCAAATTGTTTTAGCATTTCCGGCTTTTCCAATATTTTGATAATTACCTCTTTTATTGCTTTTGAAGATCCGGCCTGAACAATCCATCCGTCGACTCCGTTTTCTATTAAATCAGGTCCTGCGGTACGATTGGTGGTTATAACCGGAATTCCCTGCGACATGGCTTCTGTAATTACCAAACCAAAACCTTCAAAAAGAGACGGAAAAACAAATACATCATGATCGTACATACAATCTAAAACTTCATTGTGCGATAATGACGGAATCCAATTATGTGTTTCTAAAGCCTGATTTAACGCATTGCAGTCTGATATTGCTTTATTGCCTACAACGGTTAATTCAACTTCATCCGGCATTTCTTCTATTGCTTCAAATAAATACGAAATACCTTTTCGCTGTGATAATCCGCCTATAAATAAAATTTTGAGTTTTCGGTTTGTGAGCGGTTCGTAGTTTTTTGTTCTTGTCACTTCTGGAAAACCATACGGAATTACTTTTATTTCCGGCAGGTTTCCGTTATAATCTTCTAATGTTTTTTTGGTAAAACTGCTGGCGGCAAATATCACATCAGCCAAAGCTAATTCCTGATCTTTTTTATGTAATTTTTCCGGTGAATCATTAAAACCAATAAGCGTATCTGACCAGGCCGGATTTATATCAAATTCTTTCTGCATTAATAAACGGGCGCTTTTCCAATATCCAATAGGAAGATCATAAATACAATAAAGCCCTAATTGTTTGGCTTGTTTAAAAGTTGATAATGCGCCATCTTCGTATGCATAAACGCCTAAAAGCCCTTCGTTTTTGGCTTTGGCTAAATTATCTGCCACCCATTTATCATGTTTCTCATATACTTTGTCAATGCAGAAAAATCCTTTTTCGTGTGTTATCAAAAAATCTAACTTAAACTTTGAGGTCAGTAAACGTCCGAACTCAAAAAAAGATTTGGATTTTGTGTACGGCTGCCATTTCTGATCTAAACTTCTTCGTTTTAAATCTTTTAGTTTTGGTGTATTTCCTAATTTGTACAAAAGTTGCCCCGGAAAAATCGCAATTGAAGTAAATAATTTAAAAAGCAGTTTATCTTTCAAAAGTCCGTCTACGAGATTTTTTGAATTCGCATTTAAAGTGGGATGAGATACCAGTAATTTCATCATACAGAAATTGAATTAATAAACTGTGCGGCAATGTTATTTAAGTCTGAAACCTCAACCTTCATTGGTGTTATGTTCAGATTATTTTTTTCGTATTTAATAATCTGCGGAATTACATACTGTCCTTTTTTTGGTGTCCATTGGCGTGAAACACAAATTGTATTTATCTGATGTTCTCTATAAGCTGCAAAAACACCGCTTTTTTCTGTTTGAAAATAAGGCGTTGTTGATATTCCGAAATCGCTGTCTTTCAATACCTGCGAAATTACTTTTTCTGACTGAACGCCCAGAATTTCGTAAGCCACATTATGATTGTCTAATATTGCGGTATACTTAACCAGTTCAGGGCCATTTTTTCCGATAAAAACAAACTTTAAAGGTTTGTCAAATCGATTCGAAATGCTGACTAAATCTTTAATAAAATCTTCAAAAGGCGCTCCGTTATGAATGCTGCCAAACAAAACAAACTGAACAAATTCTCCCGATTCTTTTTTTTCTGCTGTTAAAGGTATGTTGCCGCAAATAGGCAGAATTTCGGCGTGAATATTATGAGACTGAAGAAAAAACTGGTATAATTTATTTTGTGTATTTATAAAATGAGTTTTGGTATTATGTACTATTTTTTTGGCGATTACCTGCTGTAATTTTCCAATGCATTTGTGTTTTATAGAAGATTCACTGTCAATACCCAGCCATAATTCATGAAACATAATATGCCATTTATGATTTCCTCTGATTTTTTTTAAATAAGAAGGAAGCCAGAAAGGCAGCCCTTTTGGATTAAAACTATACGGAACATACTGTAGTGAAATCCAATCGGGTTCAAATTCTCTTAAAATATGCTGCAGCCAGATTAAGCGTTCTTTGTTTGGCGCGGCAATTGGTATGCGATGAACTGTTACGGCAATATCTTCGACTACCTGAATTTCACTGGTAAAAGAAACTGCCTGATGATCACAAAGGGATAAAATCTGTGCCTGGTGGCCGGATCTTATCAGTTTACCGCATAAACGACGTGTATAATCTCCTACTCCGTCATTGCCAATTTCAGCAGAACCGCAAATGAAAAGTATTTCCATCTTGTAATTTTAATTTTTGGTTAAAATTGTTTTCAGGTATTTTGAGGTGCGGTAGGTTTTTTTAACGCTTTTATCAATAAAATTGACAACCGGAAATAATCTCGGATAGTGATTACGCACTAAATGCATGAATTTTTCAATGCCTTTTTTGCCCCTCCAACTTCCGTTTATTAAATGAATGGCGTAGGATTCTCTGTCTAAATAAATCGAATTTCCAACTATTATATTAGCTGGCAGGATCAGCATATTGTCTTTTAAAATCTGTTTTTTGTTTTGGTAGGTATAGCCGTATTTTTCGGCAACGGGCGTTATTACAGAACCAATTATTACTTTCTTTAAATTCATCGTTCCGTCGTCGCTAAACAAATGCAGATTGGT
The sequence above is a segment of the Flavobacterium sp. genome. Coding sequences within it:
- a CDS encoding putative colanic acid biosynthesis acetyltransferase — its product is MDLSTYSHSFSLKNKISRLIWNFARLILFRPFASRLFKKWRVLVLKCFGAKVDWTAHVYASVKIWAPWNLEIGKNSSLGPQVDCYNQGKISIGDNTIISQKTYLCASTHDYTQKDFPLLLKPITIGNGVWIAADAFIAPGVSIENHSVIAARSVVIKHVEENAIVGGNPSKLIKFRSFE
- a CDS encoding UDP-glucuronic acid decarboxylase family protein; the encoded protein is MKRILITGGAGFVGSHLCKRLLNEGNEVICLDNYFTGAKSNIIDLLDHPYFEMVRHDITEPYYAEVDEIYNLACPASPVHYQYNPIKTIKTSVMGAINVLGLAKRVKAKVLQASTSEVYGDPLVHPQTENYWGHVNPIGIRSCYDEGKRCAETLFMDYHNQNKVAIKIIRIFNTYGPNMNPSDGRVVSNFIVQALQGKDITVFGDGLQTRSFQYVDDLVEGMIRMMNSDRGFLGPVNLGNPNEFTMLELAQAIIELTDSKSKIIHLGLPQDDPKQRQPDISLAKEKLNGWEPKIQLREGLVSTINYFDKLLLEKHKATFLQKL
- a CDS encoding glycosyltransferase — encoded protein: MKVIHFIAGIDKGGGGTTEYMRLLSTALQKHMEIVVAAKITSNPIDIPNVRIKFFKTSVLRWFKMLKEFRKFLLAEKPDIVHINGIWSPQNWGFQKKAQELGIKVIISPHGMLEPWIMSRNSWKKKLGMFLYQEKAIQEAEFLHTTAEMEALNIQYLGFKPPIHIIPNGVDLNDIKGVKEHYGTKKMVFLSRIHPKKGIELLLEAWRNCNTDGWLLEIAGNGDENYISVLRKSARNLGNVNFVGAKYGNEKWNFLRSADVMILPTHSENFGIVIAEALALGVPVITTQGTPWEDLEIHECGWWISLSVSNLQNIIEEVMHTSPAELEDMGLKGRKLVAEKYEIKAVASQMNDLYKEILNNPLGLIQKNNI
- a CDS encoding glycosyltransferase, translating into MKIVLFTHPSFLHHQSMPRYANMLLNGMKERGHEVVVWSPKARFYKLPLIKSFKKWLGYIDQYFVFPIEVKMKLRNSSKDTLFVFADQALGPWVPLVKNRKHVVHCHDFLALKSALGMVPENPVSFTGKLYQTYIRKGFSKGKNFISISKKTRRDLHTLHLGKITNSVVCYNGLSRPFVSLPRQSSRSLLENKLNILLSQGYIMHIGGNQYYKNRKGVLEIYETWRSRYNTPIPLVLIGEEPSHDLAVLHKKSPFKDDIHFVNNLSDEDINNAYSGAICLLFPSLDEGFGWPIIEAMASGCPVITTNKPPMNEVGGIAAFYIEKRPVDNALWLKWKEDGAKTLEKVLRLNRLQQTETIERSFTQSQKFTTEYSLNAIEVIYKELNQIV
- a CDS encoding glycosyltransferase, yielding MEILFICGSAEIGNDGVGDYTRRLCGKLIRSGHQAQILSLCDHQAVSFTSEIQVVEDIAVTVHRIPIAAPNKERLIWLQHILREFEPDWISLQYVPYSFNPKGLPFWLPSYLKKIRGNHKWHIMFHELWLGIDSESSIKHKCIGKLQQVIAKKIVHNTKTHFINTQNKLYQFFLQSHNIHAEILPICGNIPLTAEKKESGEFVQFVLFGSIHNGAPFEDFIKDLVSISNRFDKPLKFVFIGKNGPELVKYTAILDNHNVAYEILGVQSEKVISQVLKDSDFGISTTPYFQTEKSGVFAAYREHQINTICVSRQWTPKKGQYVIPQIIKYEKNNLNITPMKVEVSDLNNIAAQFINSISV
- a CDS encoding glycosyltransferase family 2 protein, coding for MNKIPISVIVSVKNEAQNLPSCLDKLKRFSQVIVVDSGSTDDTITIAKAMGAEVLQFNWNGKFPKKRNWTLQNANLQNEWILFLDADEFITDEFASEIEQKIKDPAYNGFTIRFENYFMGRKLKYGYEFQKSALFRKSKGAYEKIDEDLWSHLDMEVHERPIIEGKVGVIKAKVVHKDFKSLEHYIDKHNAYSTWEAQRYLQLKKSKNTFLSFNQKIKYGLLNTGLLPVVYFFGAYFLKLGFLDGKEGFYLARFKSHYFFQIQTKIDLIKNK
- a CDS encoding glycosyltransferase family 4 protein, with product MMKLLVSHPTLNANSKNLVDGLLKDKLLFKLFTSIAIFPGQLLYKLGNTPKLKDLKRRSLDQKWQPYTKSKSFFEFGRLLTSKFKLDFLITHEKGFFCIDKVYEKHDKWVADNLAKAKNEGLLGVYAYEDGALSTFKQAKQLGLYCIYDLPIGYWKSARLLMQKEFDINPAWSDTLIGFNDSPEKLHKKDQELALADVIFAASSFTKKTLEDYNGNLPEIKVIPYGFPEVTRTKNYEPLTNRKLKILFIGGLSQRKGISYLFEAIEEMPDEVELTVVGNKAISDCNALNQALETHNWIPSLSHNEVLDCMYDHDVFVFPSLFEGFGLVITEAMSQGIPVITTNRTAGPDLIENGVDGWIVQAGSSKAIKEVIIKILEKPEMLKQFGLAAQKKAKTRPWSVYGQEMADALSSLKIL